The genomic interval TATCCTGCTACCATGCTGCACTTGATTCTTTTATGGAGCGTGGCAGAGTGTTGAGCAAAGAAGGAAAAAGCCAGAAAGATATCTTTGATATTCGTGAAAAAGAAGTAAAAAGCGGCCAATTAAAAATGCCCGAACAGCCAACTACACTCTATGTGCTTTCGGGTACAAAGGATAATTATGATGCAGCAGCAGGAACTTTAAAAAATGGTTATTTACGCTACGTCGTTTACATTCCATACGCAACTGCTGAAAGCACCGGACTTCCACTTAAACCGGACGTGCCGGGAATGCCATGGATTATGGACGCAGGAACACACCGTGCACATATTATGATCAATCCTCCGAAACTGTAAATCCATTCATTACTGTATTTATTTTATTAAATCGGCCTCCCGGTTTAAACTAATTATCCTAAACCCTTTCGACTGAAAACGCCAGTGCTTTTTCTGTGAAGAGGGTTTTTGTTTGTTTCCATACTTTTCCAAAATATTCTGATTTCCGGTAATCATTCAATGCCTCTTCCGAGTCCCAGTGACTGTGCGTAACAAATACATTTTGTTCATGCAGGTCACGCCATAATTCCAGATACAAACATCCTTTCATCCCCAAAATCTCATTTTTGGATTGGTTAAAAATATCAAGAAACATCGTTGTTTTCTCAGGAGAAAAAGTCATTCTTACAATTCTGATGATCATGGATAAATCTGTTTGATGTGCTTTTAAAGATAATTAAACTATAAAGCTTTGATAAATCGTTAGAAAATAGTGAACATTTTTTTTCAGGGTAAATTGTAACTTGCAGTGTCTTTTTGAGGAAAAGAAAACCAATCAATGAAAAAAATATCAGCAATTCTTATCGCTTTGGGCCTGTCGGCTATTTCATTTCAATCCATGTCACAAACCGAAACCATCAATCTCTGGCCGGAAGGCAAAGTCCCAAATTTTAAAAGCAGTACCATTCATGAAAAATCTGAAACGGATGCAAGCGGGATTTTGAGGATCAGCGGTGTAACTGTTCCGACCATGACGGCATATATCGCTCCAAAAGAAAAGGCTACCGGAGCGGCTATTATGATTTGTCCGGGTGGCGGTTATGGAATTCTGGCTGCTTCACACGAAGGCAGTGATTTTGCCAAATGGTTTAATGATCACGGAATTTCGGCTTTTGTTTTGAAATACAGGTTGCCCAATGAAAAGGCAATGACACATCAGCACGAGGTTCCGTTAATGGATGCAATGCAGGCTATGAAACTGATCCGCCAGAGTGCAGGCAAATGGAATATTGATAAGGATAAAATTGGCGCAATGGGTTTTTCCGCCGGAGGGCATTTGGCTGCAACACTTTCTACACATTATAATATGGGCGAAAAAGCTTCGGAAGAAGCCAAACCGAATTTCTCCATTCTCTTGTATCCTGTTATTTCTTTCATGCCAAATATCTCGCACGGCGGCTCACGCGATAATTTATTAGGGCCCGAAAAGTCGGATGAGCTGATCAAATATTATTCAAATGAATTACAGGTGAGCGCTAAAACGCCACCCGCTTTTCTGGTACATGCAGAAGATGACGGAGCTGTACCAGTTGAAAATAGTATCGAATATTATCTGGCATTGAAAAAACTTAAAATTTCAGCAGAAATGCATCTTTACCCCCTTGGCGGTCACGGATATGGCTTTCGTACAGAAGGGAAAGGATCATTGGCCAACTGGCCGGCTGCGATGGAAGGCTGGCTGAAAGCAATGGGCTATACGAAATAATCAGATATGTTTTGAAAATTAAAATTATTTGCTAAATTTACTGTCAAATGACCTTAATACTACAATCATTTGACAGTATGAGAACACAGATAATTGATATTTTAGGCGGGCAAAAAGCTTTCAGCCAAAACGTTGACAGCTTTTTGTCGTTTATAGAAATTACTGAAAAAGGATTCCCGATCTCTATCGCACAAAGGGTTCAGAAACGGCTCAATTTATCAAATAAACAATTCAGCGAAATGCTTAATCTGTCGGAAAGCACGTTTCAGCGACGGATCAAAAACAAATCCATACTATCAGCAGGAGAAAGTGAAAAAGTAGTCGATTTCTCCAAAATTATTGCCAAAGGTGTAGATGTATTTGAAGATGAGCATGATTTTAAAACCTGGCTCGAAAGTCCCGTTCTTGCCCTTGGAAACAAAAAACCTCTGGATCTTCTTGGATCTTCAATTGGCCGTGAAGAAGTCCTGAATGTTTTGTTCAGGATCGAGCACGGGATTTTTTCTTAACTATGCAGTTATACCGGATCACAAATCCTACATATTCTAATGATATTCAGGGAACTGGCTGCTTGTATACAAGCGGGCGATGGCACTATAAAGGGACCAGAATACTTTATACTTCTGAATATATTTCGCTGGCAAAATTAGAGATACTGGCAAACACGCCGGTTATTCCTAAAAATCAGGTTCTGGTAACTATTGAAATTCCGGAAACGGCCCTGATTAAAGAAATTACTTCCAAAGAACTTCCTTCCGGCTGGTGGCAATTCCCGTATCCAAACATATTGTCTGATTTTACAGAATCCTGGATTAAAGAAGGTATTTACTGGATCATGAAAGTCCCTTCTGCCCAATCGCTGACAGAATATAATTATTTGCTAAATCCTTTACACGCACAGCATGCTTTGGCAAAAGTGATAAATACAGAGGCGATCCATTTTGACAAAAGACTAAAAAATTAAGCATGACGAGTCATTAGCCAGCGGTGAGAAATTTAGAATTCGATTGTTTGAAATAAAAAGCTGCAATTAAAAAAAACAGCATTACAGATTTTGTAAAATCTGTAATGCTGCCGCAATTAATTTATAGCTACCAGATTACGTGTTTCCGTTTCAGTAACTTCGTTTGTTGTCAGATTAATATTTTTAACGATTTTTTCGTTTTCGTCTGATATTTCTAATGTATAATTTCCATCCTGTACTTCTGAAAAATTCAGCTTCCGGCCGTATTTTTCAATAGCCTTTCCTACCATTTCTTCATGCATCACAATACCTTTATCATTAAGTAAACGAATAGCAACACGTTCTCCTTTTATTTTCTCTAACAGCAGGTTCATAGTGACCGTATTTTTGACCCGGTACATACCTACCCGGAAATTATTACAAGTGTTATTTTTGCATTCAGCCTTTGGTTTAACCATTGCTGCTGAAACATTGGCACTTAACAACAAAACTCCGCAAGCAGCGGCAATTACAGATTTCATTACGTTTTTCATGGCTATATGAAGGTTACTTTTTGTAAAAAATATTTAAAGATTTTACGAAAGAGTCCTTCCCGGCAAGCCATGTTGCATGGTTTATACGAACGGTAAAAAATAAAGGCTGAATGGTTTTACCCGCCAATTGCAATCATCCGGCGGTTTTGTTCATAATCGGATTTGGCCGCTTTTTCTGTGAAATTAACGTGGCCTCCGTATTTGAAGTGTTTCTTGTAGAAATGCGTATAAACAAGCTGACGAACATCTTCTCCTGCACGCAAAGGAGTAAGCAAATCGACCTCAGTAGTATCAAAAAGACAGTTTTTTAATTTTCCGTCTGCCGTGAGCCGGATACGGTTACACCCGGCACAGAACGGATGCGTAACTGTACCAATAATCCCGAAAGTCCCTGCTCCTCCTTTTACCTGAAAACGATTTGCGGTATCTTCCAATTCTCCCTGTAATGCTTCAAACTCAAATTCTTTACTGATTCCTGAGAGAAGATCGGCGTAGGATACAATTTTAGACATATCCCACTGATTACCATTAAATGGCATGAATTCTATAAAGCGAACGTGTAAATTTGGTTCATCAAGCGTAAGTCTCACGAAATCATTAATCTCTGAATCATTCACACCCTTCATAACGACGACATTAATCTTGACTACAAAACCTTCTGATAACAGCAGCCTGATATTGCCCAGCGTTTTGTCGAAATGATCGCGTTTTGTAATACTTTTAAACTGCTCTTCCTTTAAAGTATCCAGACTCACATTAAGTGATCCAACTCCGGCTTCTTTTAATACAGACAGATACTGATCAATAAAAACGGCATTGGTGGTGAGTGTTAATGAAGTCGGTAATTTCCCCAGACTTGAAATGATTTGCCCTGCATCCTTTCGTACCAATGGCTCTCCGCCGGTTAATCGGATTTTATTGACGCCCATTTCAACAAATATCTTTGCCAATGCCTCTATTTCATCTGTTTGCATCAGCCATTTGGCAGGCATAAACTGCATGTCTTCCTGCGGCATACAATAAGTACAGCGCAGGTTACACTTATCTGTCAGCGAGATACGCAGATAAGTATGCTTACGGCCAAATGTATCAACAATAGGTAATGACATGTATCTCAAATAATATTCAATAAGCAACTAATAACGCTCGATCAGCAGATACTTAAAA from Dyadobacter sp. NIV53 carries:
- a CDS encoding putative quinol monooxygenase translates to MIIRIVRMTFSPEKTTMFLDIFNQSKNEILGMKGCLYLELWRDLHEQNVFVTHSHWDSEEALNDYRKSEYFGKVWKQTKTLFTEKALAFSVERV
- a CDS encoding antitoxin Xre/MbcA/ParS toxin-binding domain-containing protein, translated to MRTQIIDILGGQKAFSQNVDSFLSFIEITEKGFPISIAQRVQKRLNLSNKQFSEMLNLSESTFQRRIKNKSILSAGESEKVVDFSKIIAKGVDVFEDEHDFKTWLESPVLALGNKKPLDLLGSSIGREEVLNVLFRIEHGIFS
- a CDS encoding RES family NAD+ phosphorylase produces the protein MQLYRITNPTYSNDIQGTGCLYTSGRWHYKGTRILYTSEYISLAKLEILANTPVIPKNQVLVTIEIPETALIKEITSKELPSGWWQFPYPNILSDFTESWIKEGIYWIMKVPSAQSLTEYNYLLNPLHAQHALAKVINTEAIHFDKRLKN
- a CDS encoding alpha/beta hydrolase; the protein is MKKISAILIALGLSAISFQSMSQTETINLWPEGKVPNFKSSTIHEKSETDASGILRISGVTVPTMTAYIAPKEKATGAAIMICPGGGYGILAASHEGSDFAKWFNDHGISAFVLKYRLPNEKAMTHQHEVPLMDAMQAMKLIRQSAGKWNIDKDKIGAMGFSAGGHLAATLSTHYNMGEKASEEAKPNFSILLYPVISFMPNISHGGSRDNLLGPEKSDELIKYYSNELQVSAKTPPAFLVHAEDDGAVPVENSIEYYLALKKLKISAEMHLYPLGGHGYGFRTEGKGSLANWPAAMEGWLKAMGYTK
- the moaA gene encoding GTP 3',8-cyclase MoaA, with the protein product MSLPIVDTFGRKHTYLRISLTDKCNLRCTYCMPQEDMQFMPAKWLMQTDEIEALAKIFVEMGVNKIRLTGGEPLVRKDAGQIISSLGKLPTSLTLTTNAVFIDQYLSVLKEAGVGSLNVSLDTLKEEQFKSITKRDHFDKTLGNIRLLLSEGFVVKINVVVMKGVNDSEINDFVRLTLDEPNLHVRFIEFMPFNGNQWDMSKIVSYADLLSGISKEFEFEALQGELEDTANRFQVKGGAGTFGIIGTVTHPFCAGCNRIRLTADGKLKNCLFDTTEVDLLTPLRAGEDVRQLVYTHFYKKHFKYGGHVNFTEKAAKSDYEQNRRMIAIGG